The following proteins are co-located in the Silene latifolia isolate original U9 population chromosome 1, ASM4854445v1, whole genome shotgun sequence genome:
- the LOC141596137 gene encoding UDP-N-acetylglucosamine transferase subunit ALG14-like isoform X1 gives MISGNEWLAPMAESNGILMFAFTLLTLFLVRLLHVFYNTGKALRSTCMKPRSTLIVLGSGGHTAEMLNLLSVLQKDRFMPIYYVAAATDNMSLQKAQTFESSSNNAKETGNAQYMQIYRSREVGQSYITSVLTTLIAIVHAVWLMIKIRPQVILCNGPGTCIPLCGIAFVFKVLGIRWSSIFYVESIARVKRLSLSGLLLYKLRIADQVYVQWPQLQRMYPRSIYVGCLM, from the exons ATGATTAGTGGAAATGAATGGTTGGCTCCGATGGCAGAATCAAATGGGATTCTAATGTTTGCTTTCACACTTCTGACATTGTTTCTGGTGCGGTTATTACATGTGTTTTATAATACCGGGAAAGCATTGAGATCCACGTGTATGAAACCTCGTAGTACCCTCATTGTTCTGGGTTCTG GGGGTCACACAGCCGAGATGCTTAATCTCTTGTCTGTGCTGCAAAAGGACCGGTTCATGCCCATATATTATGTTGCAGCAGCCACTGATAATATGAGCCTACAGAAAGCTCAGACATTTGAGAGCTCATCTAATAATGCG AAGGAAACTGGAAATGCACAATATATGCAAATCTATCGAAGTCGAGAAGTTGGACAGTCGTACATAACGTCTGTTCTTACAACGTTGATTGCGATAGTTCATGCAGTGTGGCTGATGATTAAAATCAGACCTCAAGTG ATCCTCTGCAACGGCCCTGGGACTTGCATTCCCTTGTGCGGAATTGCCTTTGTCTTTAAG GTGTTAGGGATAAGATGGTCGTCGATCTTTTATGTGGAGAGCATAGCAAGAGTGAAACGGCTTTCTTTGAGTGGGTTGCTGCTTTACAAACTAAGGATAGCGGATCAAGTTTACGTACAATGGCCTCAACTTCAAAGGATGTATCCTAGATCCATCTATGTTGGTTGCCTGATGTAA
- the LOC141596119 gene encoding uncharacterized protein LOC141596119, which produces MENPRSPLLTWPFYYQAKSMEELRQSLFYTTLELESTRLTAQEEITKREQEIIHLQQLLNKSIKERDEAQDKYRHLVVEKLLVQQNHHPKHSANSSIEDEPNLKKDGFSTLSDCEESIVSSPPRMATEGVLPENALQVFSPKKPLPEKGKLLQAMMNAGPLLQTLLLAGPLPQWRHPPPPLETFEIPPVQIPGGDGFRGNEITNCGAVSNKKRNYDGGASSESNKYQRILFH; this is translated from the exons ATGGAGAACCCAAGAAGTCCTCTTCTCACTTGGCCTTTCTACTACCAAGCCAAG AGCATGGAAGAGCTAAGACAGTCATTGTTCTACACAACACTAGAGCTAGAATCAACAAGACTAACTGCTCAAGAAGAGATAACAAAAAGGGAACAAGAAATAATTCATCTCCAACAACTTCTCAACAAATCAATCAAAGAAAGAGATGAAGCTCAAGACAAATATCGACACCTTGTCGTTGAAAAACTCCTCGTTCAACAAAATCACCACCCAAAACACTCTGCAAATTCCAGCATTGAAGATGAACCTAATCTCAAAAAAGACGGATTTTCCACATTATCAGACTGTGAAGAAAGCATTGTTTCTTCACCGCCACGAATGGCAACAGAAGGGGTTTTGCCTGAGAATGCACTTCAGGTATTTTCACCTAAGAAACCATTACCTGAAAAAGGTAAGCTTTTGCAAGCAATGATGAATGCTGGTCCACTTCTGCAAACATTGCTTTTAGCTGGTCCTCTGCCTCAATGGAGGCACCCTCCACCACCCTTGGAGACTTTCGAGATTCCTCCGGTTCAAATTCCCGGTGGAGATGGGTTTCGAGGTAATGAGATAACTAACTGTGGAGCGGTTTCTAACAAGAAAAGAAATTATGATGGTGGTGCTTCATCAGAGAGTAACAAGTATCAAAGgatactttttcattag
- the LOC141596113 gene encoding DNA ligase 1-like produces MLKLSSSHLPLSFFRFKPIFSLLPFKTLRFPRNPNILRPRYASSMSSSRPSAFDKLMSGARAAAAKKKPQSSSSPQKRKTLNPNPNPSPSVDEELIPKEVDSAATNVNDIVTVSEVPPQSKKSKLSVNIDEYVINLKKKPPNFDPKLAAWWEDGEKVPFLLLAKAFDLIKGESGRIVITDITCNLLRTVIAKTPEDLLCVVYLLANKIAPAHQGIELGIGDISLIKALAEACGATEAVIKKSYKDLGDLGDVAKEIRSKQSMMRQPPPLTIAKVFSTFHLIAQASGKDSQDKKKNYIKSLLVAAKDCEPVYLMRLLQSKLRIGLAEQTLLVALGQAAVYSEEHSKPPSNIQSPFEEAGKIVKQVYSVLPVYDKVIPALLSGGVWNLSQTCAFMPGVPIGPMLAKPTKGVSEIIDKFQDRVFTCEYKYDGERAQIHYMEDGSVEVYSRNAERNTGKYPDVIAAVSRFKKSPVKSFVLDCEIVAYDREKQKILPFQILSTRARKNVAMSEIKVDVSIFAFDILYLNGKSLLQEQLTCRRQHLYDSFEEEPGYFQFATTVTSNDIEEIQKFLDAAVNASCEGLIIKTLETEATYEPSKRSNNWVKLKKDYMDSVGDSLDLVPIGAFHGRGKRTGVYGAFLLACYDADNEEFQTICKIGTGFSEVVLEERSSSLRSKVIPNPKPYFRFGDTLKPDVWFEPSEVWEVKAADLTISPVHRAAVGTVDSEKGISLRFPRLLRVREDKAPEEATSADQVAEMYNSQAHTKGNKSKDEDEDED; encoded by the exons ATGCTCAAGCTCTCTTCTTCTCACCTCCCGCTCTCCTTCTTTCGTTTCAAACCCATTTTCTCTCTCCTTCCCTTCAAAACCCTCCGTTTTCCCCGGAACCCTAACATTCTCCGTCCTCGATACGCTTCATCAATGTCTTCCTCTCGCCCTTCCGCCTTCGACAAGCTCATGTCCGGCGCACGTGCCGCTGCAGCAAAGAAAAAGCCCCAATCCTCTTCTTCTCCTCAAAAGcgtaaaaccctaaaccctaaccctaaccctagcCCTAGCGTTGATGAGGAATTAATCCCAAAGGAAGTAGATTCAGCCGCCACCAACGTTAACGACATTGTTACTGTGAGTGAGGTGCCGCCTCAATCCAAGAAATCCAAGTTAAGCGTAAATATTGATGAATATGTGATCAATTTGAAGAAAAAACCGCCTAATTTCGACCCGAAATTGGCGGCGTGGTGGGAGGATGGGGAGAAGGTGCCGTTTCTTTTACTGGCGAAGGCGTTTGATTTGATTAAAGGCGAAAGCGGGAGGATTGTGATAACGGATATTACTTGTAATTTGTTGAGGACTGTGATTGCCAAGACTCCTGAGGATCTTTTGTGTGTTGTTTATCTTTTGGCTAATAAAATTGCTCCTGCTCATCAAGGGATTGAGCTCGGCATTGGCGATATTTCGCTTATTAAGGCTCTTGCTGAGGCCTGTGGTGCTACTGAGGCCGTCATCAAGAAGTCCTATAAG GACTTAGGTGATTTAGGGGACGTTGCTAAAGAAATCCGTTCGAAGCAAAGCATGATGCGCCAACCTCCTCCATTAACCATTGCTAAGGTTTTCAGTACGTTCCACCTCATTGCCCAG GCATCAGGCAAGGATAGCCAAGACAAGAAGAAAAACTACATCAAGTCACTTCTTGTTGCAGCCAAAGATTGTGAACCTGTGTATTTGATGCGTCTGCTTCAG TCAAAGTTACGGATTGGTTTAGCAGAGCAAACTCTTCTTGTTGCCCTGGGACAAGCTGCTGTATATTCTGAGGAGCACTCAAAGCCCCCTTCTAATATACAATCTCCATTCGAAGAG GCAGGGAAGATCGTTAAACAAGTCTACTCTGTCCTTCCTGTGTACGACAAAGTAATCCCTGCCCTCCTAAGTGGTGGTGTATGGAATCTATCACAGACATGTGCGTTCATGCCAGGTGTTCCAATAGGGCCTATGCTGGCAAAGCCCACAAAGGGGGTGTCAGAAATTATAGATAAATTTCAAGACAGGGTATTTACTTGTGAGTACAAGTATGATGGAGAACGTGCTCAA ATTCATTATATGGAGGATGGCTCAGTCGAGGTATACAGCAGAAATGCTGAAAGGAACACTGGAAAGTACCCTGATGTAATTGCTGCAGTGAGTAG GTTCAAGAAGTCACCTGTAAAATCTTTTGTTTTGGATTGTGAAATTGTCGCATATGACCGTGAGAAGCAGAAGATTCTTCCTTTTCAG ATTCTTAGCACTCGAGCTCGCAAAAATGTTGCAATGAGTGAGATTAAAGTTGATGTTAGCATCTTTGCttttgacatcttatacttaaaTGGAAAATCCCTTCTTCAGGAGCAGCTCACATGTCGTAGACAG CATCTATATGATTCATTCGAGGAGGAACCTGGGTATTTTCAGTTTGCTACAACAGTCACATCGAATGATATTGAAGAAATACAAAAGTTTCTTGATGCTGCTGTTAATGCCAG TTGCGAAGGGTTGATTATCAAAACATTGGAAACGGAGGCGACATATGAGCCTTCAAAGCGGTCAAATAACTGGGTTAAGCTGAAAAAGGATTACATGGACAG CGTTGGGGACTCTCTTGACCTGGTGCCTATTGGAGCATTCCATGGCCGTGGAAAACGAACTG GTGTTTATGGCGCTTTTCTCCTTGCTTGTTATGACGCTGATAACGAAGAGTTCCAGACCATCTGTAAAATAG GTACTGGATTCTCTGAAGTAGTGTTGGAAGAACGTTCTTCTAGTCTTCGCTCTAAAGTCATTCCCAATCCCAAG CCATACTTTCGTTTTGGAGATACCCTTAAGCCAGATGTTTGGTTTGAGCCTTCTGAG GTCTGGGAAGTAAAAGCAGCTGATTTGACCATTAGTCCGGTGCACCGTGCTGCAGTTGGAACCGTGGATTCTGAAAAG GGAATTTCCCTGCGATTTCCACGCCTTCTTCGTGTGAGAGAGGACAAAGCTCCAGAGGAAGCAACCTCGGCAGATCAG GTGGCTGAAATGTATAATTCTCAAGCACACACTAAAGGCAACAAAAGTAAAGATGAAGATGAGGACGAGGATTGA
- the LOC141596137 gene encoding UDP-N-acetylglucosamine transferase subunit ALG14-like isoform X2, whose translation MISGNEWLAPMAESNGILMFAFTLLTLFLVRLLHVFYNTGKALRSTCMKPRSTLIVLGSGGHTAEMLNLLSVLQKDRFMPIYYVAAATDNMSLQKAQTFESSSNNAETGNAQYMQIYRSREVGQSYITSVLTTLIAIVHAVWLMIKIRPQVILCNGPGTCIPLCGIAFVFKVLGIRWSSIFYVESIARVKRLSLSGLLLYKLRIADQVYVQWPQLQRMYPRSIYVGCLM comes from the exons ATGATTAGTGGAAATGAATGGTTGGCTCCGATGGCAGAATCAAATGGGATTCTAATGTTTGCTTTCACACTTCTGACATTGTTTCTGGTGCGGTTATTACATGTGTTTTATAATACCGGGAAAGCATTGAGATCCACGTGTATGAAACCTCGTAGTACCCTCATTGTTCTGGGTTCTG GGGGTCACACAGCCGAGATGCTTAATCTCTTGTCTGTGCTGCAAAAGGACCGGTTCATGCCCATATATTATGTTGCAGCAGCCACTGATAATATGAGCCTACAGAAAGCTCAGACATTTGAGAGCTCATCTAATAATGCG GAAACTGGAAATGCACAATATATGCAAATCTATCGAAGTCGAGAAGTTGGACAGTCGTACATAACGTCTGTTCTTACAACGTTGATTGCGATAGTTCATGCAGTGTGGCTGATGATTAAAATCAGACCTCAAGTG ATCCTCTGCAACGGCCCTGGGACTTGCATTCCCTTGTGCGGAATTGCCTTTGTCTTTAAG GTGTTAGGGATAAGATGGTCGTCGATCTTTTATGTGGAGAGCATAGCAAGAGTGAAACGGCTTTCTTTGAGTGGGTTGCTGCTTTACAAACTAAGGATAGCGGATCAAGTTTACGTACAATGGCCTCAACTTCAAAGGATGTATCCTAGATCCATCTATGTTGGTTGCCTGATGTAA